GTGACGACGATGGGCTTCAGCTCGGTGGTTGTGTCTTGCGTCGCGTCTTGCGCGACCGCACCACCTGCTGCAGCCAGCAGCGAAAGGGTCGCCGCTCCCGCAAGAAGCGCCTTGTGCCTCACGCCCGACGTTGTTCCGGCTAACCTCGCCCCGACCGTCGGTTGATCATTCCGCCGCTTCATAGACCTCTCCTGTTCATATCCGTCCAAAGTTCGGCTGCGGGTGTCCCCCACCGCATCACGAACCTGTGAACACTACAAAGTGAACAAAAGGAGTCAACTTTAAACTTGATAAAAAAGGAAGAGATTAACACCTCTTCCTTCGCAGCGGCTTCAGGCGGCTGCAACCGCCTCATCATAGGCGACAATGGTCCTGGCCGCCCGTTCCGCGACGGTGGCAGCATCGTATCCCGGCTTGTAGAGGCTGGAACCGAGCCCGAAGCAGGTCACGCCGACCTTGAGATAGGCAGCGAAATCCGTTTCCGAAACACCGCCGACGGCACCGATCGGCAGACCGGCCGGCAGGATCGCGCGGATGGCGTTGATGCCCTGCGCGCCGAGCACGCTGGCCGGGAAGAACTTGAGCGCCGCAGCACCGGACTTCGCAGCGAGAAGAGCCTCGGTCGGCGTGAAGACGCCCGGCATGGTGACCATGCCATGACCGACCGCGCGACGAATGACATCCGGCTCGACATTGGGCGTGACGAGCAGATTGCCGCCGGCATCGGCGAGCCGGTCGACATTGGCAACATCGAGCACCGTTCCGGCACCGATCAGGCAGGACGCCGGCGCGCGCTTGCGTGCCTTTTCGATCGACACGAAGGGATCGGGCGAATTCAGCGGCACCTCGATCGCCTCGAATCCGGCTTCAAGCAGCACATCGACGATCGGTTCGATCTCATCCGGCCTGACGCCGCGCAGGATCGCGACCAGATTGCGCTTGAGCTGAGGCCAGCCGACTGCGGAAGATGTCATGACGGGTTACTCCTTCAGGAGGCGGAAACGAGAGAGCGGGCGGCTGCAAACAGGCCCTTGCGGACGAGTTCGCCGCCATCGAGCGCCACGGCGCGGATGCCGGAAAGCGCCAACGCCCTGGTATAGAGGCTGGCGAGCGCTCCGGTGCCGATGATGTGGACATCGCCGGCCGGCGCGTAGCGGCGGCGCATGGCAGCCACCTCGGCACCGATCAGGAGACCGGAAAGACGGGCAGCAGCGGCAGTGCCATCGGCGGCACCGAGCAGGCCTTCGGCGCGGATCGAGAAGAGACGGGTCGTCAGCGAGAAATGCGGTTCGGCAGCCTCCGAAACGCCTGCTGCGAAGGCCGGATGATCGGCTTCGGCGCGCGTATCTTCGGGCACCGAAAGGCGCAGGATCGACTGTCGGCTCAGGAGCTGGAAGAGCTCGCCCGTCATCGCCGTGGTGAAACCACGAACCGTTGCGGCATCAAGTTCCGCCCATTTGGAATGGGTGCCCGGCAAGCAGAAGAGACCGCTTGAAATGCCGGCTTCGATGGCGCCGGCAAGCTGGGTTTCCTCGCCGCGCATGACATCCTCGGCGCCGGCTGTGCGCTGGCATACGCCGGGAAGAATGAACACGCGGCGTCCGGAATGCTCCGGCGTCACGGCATGACGGAAAAGACCATCGAGCGATGCCGGCGTTTCGACATAGGCTGCTTCCAGCCAGCCGCTGCGGGCTCCCGCCATGCCGGCAATCACCACAGGCAGGTCCGCAGGCGCGGAAAGCGCCTGTAAATGTCCTTCCAGAACGGAACCGAAGCGGTCCCGTTCGAGGCGACCCATGCCGTCATCCGATTGGCGTTCCGCCAGAACCACGCCCCCGGCATCCACGAGCCAGAGGCGAAAATTGCTGGTTCCCCAGTCGACGAGGGCGGCAAACGGCGAGCCGGTCATGGATGCAGGGCCTTCTTCTTAACGCAGGTCTTCGGGAAGAAGGGCGGCCGGGATATCCTGATAGCAGACCGGACGGAGGAACCGGCGGATTGCCATCGTGCCGACCGAGGTCGCGCCGAAGTTGGTGGAAGCGGGGTAGGGACCGCCATGCACCATGGCATCGGCAACTTCGACACCCGTCGGGAAGCCGTTCGCCAGGATGCGGCCAGCCTTGCGTTCGAGGACGGGAAGCAGGCGGCTCGCGACCGGTTCGTCGCCGGCATCGAGCTGCAGCGTCGCAGTGAGCTGTCCCTCAAGGCTGCGGGCGATCTTGACCATCTCGTCGGCATCCCTGGCAGTCACGATGATGCCGAGCGGGCCGAAGACTTCCTCGCCGAGTTCGTGGTTCGCCAGCCAGTTTTCGGCCGTCGTCTGGAACAGGTAAGGCTTGGCATTGCGCAGGTCGCAGGTCGAGGTCAGCACCGAGCGGACGTTCTCGACAGCCGCGATGCGGGCGGCACCCTTGCGATAGGCATCGGCAATGCCGTCCGTCAGCATGGTCTGTGCGCCAACCTGGGCAAGGGCCTCCTCGGCAGTCGCAGTGAAGGCGTCAGCGTTACCGCCCTCGGTCACCACGACGATGCCGGGATTGGTGCAGAACTGGCCGGCGCCGTTGGTAAGAGACGCGACCCAACCCTTGGCGATAGCTTCGCCACGGGCAGCAACAGCCTCGGGAAGCAGGAACATCGGGTTGACCGAACCAAGCTCGCCGAAGAACGGGATCGGCTCGGGGCGACGGGCGCAGAGATCGAAGAGCGCACGGCCGGCGCCGAGCGAACCGGTGAAGCCGACGGCCTTGATCAGCGGATGCTGGACGAGTGCGGTACCGACTTCGCGGCTGCCGCCCTGGACGAGCGAGAAGACACCCGGATGTACACCGGTGCGCTTGATCGCCGCGTCGATGGCCTGACCGACGATCTCGGCGGTGCCGGGATGGGCTTCATGACCCTTGACGACAACCGGGCAGCCGGCGGCAAGCGCCGACGCGGTGTCGCCACCGGCAGTCGAGAAAGCGAGCGGGAAGTTGGACGCGCCGAACACGCCGACCGGACCGATCGGGCGCTGGACCATTTTCAGGTCAGGGCGCGGCAGCGGCTTGCGATCCGGCAGCGCCTCGTCATGGCGAAGGTCGAGATAATCGCCCTTGCGGATATGGGCGGCGAACAGCCGGAGCTGGCCGACGGTACGGCCGCGTTCGCCGATCAGGCGGCCTTCCGGCAGGCCGCTTTCCTGCGAGCCGATCTCGGTGATCGCATCGCCGCGCGCATCGATTTCCTCGGCAATCGCCTCGAGAAAGGCTGCGCGCGATTCGCGGCTGGAATAGCCGTAGGTTTCGAAGGCTTCCTCGGCAGCCTTTACCGCCTGGTCGACCAGGGCGGACGAGCCAACGGAAAAGGTATGGACGGGGCCGGTAGCCGGCGAAGAGTCGAAGGTTTCGCTACCTGCAATCCAGTTGCCTGCGATCAGGTGCTTTCCGGTCAGTGTATAGGCCAAGACAGGGCCTCCTCGTTTTGATCAATCTTCGAAGGAAGCGACAACCTTCCGTTCGCCGCAGAGGAAGGAATCCGCCACGAGTCTCAACGGTTGGTAGTCGGTATCGCTTTCACGTGCGCGGATGAGTGCGCCGAAGCGCTCGTAGATGCCAGCATATTCCCGGTCGGGACCTGCCGTATGGAGCGCATCCCCGATATAGAGTTCCGAACCGCCCTTTGAAAGGCGCAACGTCCCCTGATCGGTCTCGATCGTGATGTCCCAGGTCTGCGGACCTTCCTGGCGCCAGTCGAATTCGGCGCTGACGAGAGCGCCATCGACGGTGCGCATGGCAATCGAGGCGGCAATCGGCTGCTTCCTGTTTTCCGGGAACTCCAGTGTCGAGCGCTCAACAAGGATCGGACCCGGCACCACGGCGGTCAGGATCGACAGCGCGTTGATGCCCGGATCGAACACGCCGAAACCGCCCGGCTCCCAGATCCACGCCTGACCGGGATGCCAGCGGCGGACATCTTCCTTCCACACGATCGACACGGTCTTGACGGTCTTGTCCGAAAGCCAGAGCCGCGCCGGCTCGACGCCGAGCGCAAAGCGCGAATGCCAGGTGGCAAACAGCGTCACACCGGCTTCGGCAGCAAGCGCACTCAGCGCCTCCGCTTCACCGAGCGTGGTTGCCGGCGGCTTTTCCATCAGGACATCGCGGCCGGCGGCAATCGCCTTCTTCGCCATGTCGAAGCGGGCTTCCGGCGGCGTGCAGAGCGATACGACCTTCACATCCGGACGGGCGACGAGAAAGGCATCGAAGTTTTCGAAGTTCTCGACACCATCGACCTTGCCGTGCCGGCTGACGGCGGCGGCGAGCTCAAAATCCGGACCCCCGGCAATCGAGGGAATGTGCTGGTCGCGGGCAATCTTGCCGACGCCCACGAGCGCCAGCGGAATACGCTTGGTCATGGGTTTCTCCTCAGTGCGAATCCTTGCCGACGGCGCTGCCGCGACAACCCTTCAGGAAGTCGAAGTCCGCGCCGGTATCGGCACCTTCGACGTGATCGTGGAAGAGGCGCTCGTAACCGCCGTTCGGGGCTTCCGAGGCCGGACGCCATGCGGCAAGCCGGCGCTGCAGCTCGTCATCCGGAATGTCGAGATGGACGCGGCGATTGGCAACGTCGATCTCGATCATGTCGCCATTGCGAACCACAGCGAGCGGACCGCCGACAGCGGCTTCCGGCGAGGTGTGCAGGAGGACGGTGCCGTAGGCCGTACCGGACATGCGGGCATCCGAGATGCGCACCATGTCGGTGATGCCCTTGCGCAGGACCTTGGGCGGCAGGCCCATGTTACCGACCTCGGCCATGCCGGGATAGCCACGCGGACCACAGTACTTCATGACCATGACGCAGTTTTCGTCGATGTCGAGCGCTTCGTCGTTGATCTTCGCCTTGTAGTCGTCGATGTCCTCGAACACGACGGCGCGACCGCGATGCTGCATCAGATGCTCGGAAGCAGCCGATGGCTTCAATACGCAGCCCTTCGGCGCGAGGTTGCCCTTGAGCACGGCGATGCCGCCATGCTGGGTGAGCGCCCTTTCGACCGGGCGGATGACGTCCTCGTTCCAGTTGCGAACGTCCTTGACCTCATCCCAGATCGGGCCGCCGGAAACGGTCAGCGCGTCCTTGTTGAGCTTGCCGGAATCGCCGAGCATCTTCAGGACGACCGGCAGGCCGCCGGCATAGAAGAACTCCTCCATCAGGTACTCGCCCGACGGCATCAGGTTGACGATGGTCGGGATTTCGCGGCCGAGGCGATCCCAGTCGTCGAGCGAGAGATCGATGCCAGTACGGCCGGCGATGGCGAGAAGGTGCACGACCGCATTGGTCGAACCGCCGATGGCGCCGTTGGTGCGGATCGCGTTCTCGAAGGCTGGCTTGGTCAGGATATCGGAAGGCTTCAGGTCGTCCTTCACCATCTGTACGATGCGACGGCCGGAAAGCTGCGCCATCACGCGACGACGGCTGTCGACGGCGGGAATAGCGGCGTTGCCCGAAAGCGTCATGCCGAGCGATTCCATCATCGACGCCATGGTCGAGGCGGTGCCCATGGTGTTGCAGGTACCGGTGGAGCGCGACATCGAGGCTTCGGCTTCCAGGAATTCCTCCTGGGTCATCTCGCCAGCCTTCACGGCTTCGGAGAACTTCCACAGATGCGTGCCGGAACCGACGCGCTCGCCGCGGAAGTAACCGTTGAGCATTGGACCGCCGGAAACCATGATCGCCGGCAGATCGACGGATGCGGCACCCATCAGCAGCGACGGCGTGGTCTTGTCACAGCCGACGAGAAGCACGACGCCATCGAGCGGCTGGCCGCGGATGGTTTCCTCAACCGCCAGAGCCGCAAGGTTGCGATACATCATCGCGGTCGGGCGATAGGTGTTTTCCGAAGCCGAGAAGACAGGCACTTCGAGCGGGAAACCGCCGGCTTCCCAGACACCCGCCTTGACCTTCTCCGCCAGTTCGCGAAGGTGGCCGTTGCAGGGCGTGAGGTCCGACCACGTGTTGAGGATGCCGATCACCGGGCGCCCGTCGAACAGGTCGTGCGGGTAACCCTGGTTCTTCAGCCAGCCGCGGTGATAGATATTGTCACGCGAGTTGCCACCGTACCATTCCTGGGATCTCAGTTTGCGTGGCCAAGCTGCCGGTTTGAAAGCGCTCATGGCTTGTCTCGATTCTGTTTGGTCGAAGGGCGGGCGGCTCATGCCGCCCGATTTTGTCAGGAGGCCGCTCTCAGAGGGCCTTGACCGCCGGCATCTGCTCGGCCGCGGTCTTCAGGGGATTGCTGAGCGCAAGCCCGAACTGGGTCGCGCTGACTTCGAACACGTCGCCGTCCTGCGTCTTGATGCCGTCGGCGAAGGAAAGCGTCGCCGTGCCGAACATGTGCACGTGCAGGTCGCCCGGCTGACGGAAGAGGTCGTATTTGAAGTGGTGGTATTCGAGGTTGGCGATGGTGTGGGACATGTTGCCTTCACCCGAGAGGAAGGGCTTTTCCCAGATCACCTTGCCGTCGCGCAGGATGCGCGAGGCACCCGTCACGTGCTCCGGCAGTTCACCCACCAGCAGTTCCGGACCAAAGGAGGCCGGACGCAGCTTGGAATGGGCGAGATAGAGGTAGTTGATCTTTTCCGTGACGTGGTCGGAAAACTCGTTCGCCAGCGAGAAGCCGATGCGGAACGCCGTGCCGTCCTCGCCCATCAGGTAGAAGCCGGCGATTTCAGGCTCTTCGCCGCCATCGAGCGCGAAGGAGGGCGATACCAGGGGTTCGCCCGGCGCGATCGCGTTGACCCCGGTTCCCTTGTAGAACCATTCCGGCTGAACGCCGGTTTCGCCTGCCTTCGGCTTGCCGCCCTCGATGCCCATGCGGAACATCTTCATCGAGTCGCTCATGCCGGTGGTGTCGGCATGCATGCTGTCGCGGGCCGAAGCCGAACCCGTGTGGGTCAGACCCGTTCCGGTGAGGAACATATGAGCCGGATCCGGATGACGGACAGGACAATCGAGCTTGCCGCCCGCAGCAAGTGCCGCGAGATCGACGGCATCGCCGGCATCCTGACGCTCGACGAGGGCTGCAATCGAGATCCCCGACGCGATGGCGGCTTTCGCCAGCTCGTAGGTGGATGCGAAGCCCGGAACGAGGCGCGCAGCGTCTCCCTGGCGGCAGACAACCCCGCCACCCTTCAATTGCGACAGATACATGGCCTTTACCTCAGACTGCTTTGTTCTTGTTGTAGACGTCGAAGAACACGGCGGCGAGCAGGACCAGGCCCTTGATGAGCTGCTGGTAGTCGATACCGATGCCCATGATCGACATGCCGTTGTTCATGACGCCCATGATGAAGGCGCCGATGACGGCACCCGTAATCTTGCCAACGCCGCCCGAAGCCGAAGCGCCGCCGATGAAGCAGGCCGCGATGACGTCGAGTTCGAAGCCGACGCCGGCCTTCGGGGTCGCCGAGTTCAGGCGAGCCGCGATGATCATGCCGGCAAGAGCCGCAAGCACGCCCATGTTGACGAAGGTGTAGAAAGTCAGCCGCTCGGTATTGATGCCCGAAAGCTTGGCAGCCTTCTCGTTGCCGCCCATCGCGTAGATGCGACGGCCGATGGTCGTACGGGACGTAACGAAGGAATAGACCGCGATCAGCACGCCCATGACCACCAGAACGTTCGGCAGGCCGCGATAGGTCGCGAGCTGGTAGCCGAGGAACACGGCTACGACGCTGATGATCAGCATCTGGGCAGCGAAGAACACGAAAGGCTCGTTCGGCGTGCCGTGACGATCGTTGACCTGACGCTCACGCATGCCGGAATAGATGGCGAGCGCGACGAGAACGAGAACGACGATGAGCGCGACATAGTTCTTGATATCGCTGGTCGCCGGATCGGTGAACGACAGAAAATCAGGAATGAAACCGGTCGAAAGGAGCTGGAATTCCTTCGGAAACGGCCCGATCGGGCGGCCTTCCAGCACGACGTAAGTCAGGCCGCGGAAGACCAGCATGCCCGCCAGCGTCACGATGAAGGACGGGATCTTCTGGTAAGCGACCCAGTAGCCCTGGGCGGCGCCCATAGCGGCGCCGATGATCAGGCAGAGCGGCACGACCAGCGAGAAATGCCAGCCCCACTTCACCAGCATGATCGCCGATATGCCGCCGATGAAGGCAACGATCGAGCCGACCGACAGGTCGATATGCCCGGCCACGATGATCAGCAGCATGCCCAGCGCCATGATGACGATGAAGGAGTTCTGCAGAACCAGGTTGGTGATGTTGACTGGGCGGAACAGCACGCCGGCCGTCATGTACTGGAAGAACAGCATGATGACAACGAGGGCCAGAAGCAGGCCGTATTCGCGGATGTTCTTCCTGAGGTAATCGCTGACGGAAACTTTCGGGGTTTCGGTTCTTGTGTCGATTGCCATTAGTGTTTCTCCCCCGAGCGCATGATGGCACGCATGATGGATTCCTGGCTCGCCTCGTCCTTCGAAAGCTCGGCAACGATCCGGCCTTCGTTCATTACGTAGATGCGGTCACAGGTTCCCAGAAGCTCCGGCATCTCCGACGAGATCATCAGGATGCCTTTGCCTTCTGCGGCCAGCTGGTTGATGATGGTGTAGATTTCGTATTTCGCACCGATGTCGATACCGCGGGTCGGCTCGTCGAGGATAAGAACCTCGGGATTGGTGAAGAGCCACTTGGACAGCACGACCTTCTGCTGGTTGCCGCCGGAAAGATTGACGGTTTCCTGATAGATCGAGTGCGAGCGGATGCGCAGCTTGGTGCGGTAGTCGGACGCGATCGAGGCTTCCTTGCGGTCGTCGATCACGCCATTCGCGGAAACCGCCTGCAGGTTCGCAAGCGTGGTGTTTTCCTTGATGTTGCTGTTCAGCACGAGGCCGAGATGCTTCCGGTCCTCGGTCACGTAGGCGAGGCCGGCGTCGATCGCCCGCGGGATCGTGCTGACATCGACCGCCTTGCCGTTCATGTAGACGTCACCGGTGATCTTGTGACCCCAGGAACGGCCGAAGATGCTCATGGCGGTTTCGGTGCGGCCCGCGCCCATCAGGCCGGCAATGCCGACGACCTCGCCGGCCCGCACGGTGAAATTGACGTCGTGCAGGAATTTCCGGTCCCGGTGGTTCTGGTGGTAGACGTTCCAGTTCTTCACCTCGAGCAGCGTTTCGCCGATCTTCGGTTCACGCGGCGGATACCGGTCCTCCATCGCACGGCCGACCATGCCGTTGATGATGCGGTCTTCGCTGACGTCGCCGGTGTGACAGTCGAGCGTCTCGACCGTCCCGCCATCGCGCAGGATGGTGATCTGGTCGGCGACCTTGCGGATCTCGTTCAGCTTGTGGGAGATGATGATCGACGTCATGCCCTGCTTGCGGAATTCCATCAAGAGGTTGAGCAGGGCGTCGGAATCGGTCTCGTTGAGCGATGCGGTCGGCTCGTCGAGAATCAGCAGGCGCACCTTCTTGGAAAGTGCCTTGGCGATTTCCACCAGCTGCTGCTTGCCGACGCCGATATCGGTGATCAGCGTCGTCGGCGAATCCTTCAGGCCGACCTTGGAAAGCAGTTCCTGGGTGCGGGAGAAGGTCTCGGCCCAGCGGATGACGCCATTGGTCGCGACTTCGTTTCCGAGGAAGATGTTTTCGGCAATCGACAGCAGCGGCACGAGCGCCAGCTCCTGGTGAATGATGATGATGCCGAGTTCTTCGCTATCGGAAATCGTGGAGAAATGACGGACCGTGCCGTCGAAATGAATTTCGCCTTCATAGGTGCCGGCCGGATAAACACCGCTGAGCACCTTCATGAGGGTAGACTTGCCGGCACCGTTTTCGCCGACCAGAGCGTGGATTTCGCCTTCGCGAACCTTGAGATTGACGTTGTTCAGGGCCTTCACGCCCGGAAACGTCTTGGTGATGCCACGCATCTCGAGAATGATATTATTCATGTGCAGAATTCCAGCGCGGGTGCGGCGGGCTAAAGCCGGCCAAAAGCGCAAGCTCCCTCAATGCGACGGGAAGGGGTCCGCGACTGATCGCGGACCCGGCATGTCCTAAAGGATCAGTTGCCGATCTGGTCGGCCGTGTAGTAGCCGGAAGAGATCATGACGTCCTTGACGTTGCTCTTGTCGACTGCAACCGGCTTCAGCAGGTAGGACGGAACGACCTTGACACCGTTGTTGTAGGTCTTCGTGTCGTTCACTTCCGGCTCCTTGCCGTCCATGATGGACTCAACCATGTGCACGGCAACCTTGGCCAGTTCGCGGGTGTCCTTGAACACGGTCGAGTACTGCTCGTCTGCGAGGATCGACTTGACCGACGGCAGTTCGGCGTCCTGACCGGTTACAACCGGCATGACCATGTCGCCCGAACCGTAGCCGACGCCCTTGAGAGCGGACAGGATACCGATCGAGAGACCGTCATAGGGAGACAGAACGCCGTTGACCTTGGCGTCGGTATAGGTCGAGGACAGCAGGTTTTCCATGCGGGCCTGGGCGACGGTACCGTCCCAACGCAGCGTGCCGACCTGCTCCATGCCGGTCTGGCCCGACTTGATGACGACGTCACCGCTGTCGATCAGGGGCTGCAGCACGGACATTGCGCCGTCGTAGAAGAAGAAGGCGTTGTTATCATCCGGCGAACCGCCGAACAGTTCGACGTTCCACGGCTTGGTGTCGGCGAACTTTGCCTTCAGACCATCGACCAGGCTGGTAGCCTGAAGAACGCCGACCTGGAAGTTGTCGAAGGTTGCGTAATAGTCGACATTGGCGCTCTCACGAATGAGGCGGTCATAGGCAATGACCTTCACGCCGGATTCGCCGGCCTTCTGAAGGATATCCGACAGCGTCGTACCATCGATCGCACCGATGACGA
The window above is part of the Rhizobium sp. ACO-34A genome. Proteins encoded here:
- a CDS encoding GguC protein — translated: MYLSQLKGGGVVCRQGDAARLVPGFASTYELAKAAIASGISIAALVERQDAGDAVDLAALAAGGKLDCPVRHPDPAHMFLTGTGLTHTGSASARDSMHADTTGMSDSMKMFRMGIEGGKPKAGETGVQPEWFYKGTGVNAIAPGEPLVSPSFALDGGEEPEIAGFYLMGEDGTAFRIGFSLANEFSDHVTEKINYLYLAHSKLRPASFGPELLVGELPEHVTGASRILRDGKVIWEKPFLSGEGNMSHTIANLEYHHFKYDLFRQPGDLHVHMFGTATLSFADGIKTQDGDVFEVSATQFGLALSNPLKTAAEQMPAVKAL
- a CDS encoding 2-dehydro-3-deoxygalactonokinase, which encodes MTGSPFAALVDWGTSNFRLWLVDAGGVVLAERQSDDGMGRLERDRFGSVLEGHLQALSAPADLPVVIAGMAGARSGWLEAAYVETPASLDGLFRHAVTPEHSGRRVFILPGVCQRTAGAEDVMRGEETQLAGAIEAGISSGLFCLPGTHSKWAELDAATVRGFTTAMTGELFQLLSRQSILRLSVPEDTRAEADHPAFAAGVSEAAEPHFSLTTRLFSIRAEGLLGAADGTAAAARLSGLLIGAEVAAMRRRYAPAGDVHIIGTGALASLYTRALALSGIRAVALDGGELVRKGLFAAARSLVSAS
- a CDS encoding galactose 1-dehydrogenase, which codes for MTKRIPLALVGVGKIARDQHIPSIAGGPDFELAAAVSRHGKVDGVENFENFDAFLVARPDVKVVSLCTPPEARFDMAKKAIAAGRDVLMEKPPATTLGEAEALSALAAEAGVTLFATWHSRFALGVEPARLWLSDKTVKTVSIVWKEDVRRWHPGQAWIWEPGGFGVFDPGINALSILTAVVPGPILVERSTLEFPENRKQPIAASIAMRTVDGALVSAEFDWRQEGPQTWDITIETDQGTLRLSKGGSELYIGDALHTAGPDREYAGIYERFGALIRARESDTDYQPLRLVADSFLCGERKVVASFED
- a CDS encoding ABC transporter ATP-binding protein; translation: MNNIILEMRGITKTFPGVKALNNVNLKVREGEIHALVGENGAGKSTLMKVLSGVYPAGTYEGEIHFDGTVRHFSTISDSEELGIIIIHQELALVPLLSIAENIFLGNEVATNGVIRWAETFSRTQELLSKVGLKDSPTTLITDIGVGKQQLVEIAKALSKKVRLLILDEPTASLNETDSDALLNLLMEFRKQGMTSIIISHKLNEIRKVADQITILRDGGTVETLDCHTGDVSEDRIINGMVGRAMEDRYPPREPKIGETLLEVKNWNVYHQNHRDRKFLHDVNFTVRAGEVVGIAGLMGAGRTETAMSIFGRSWGHKITGDVYMNGKAVDVSTIPRAIDAGLAYVTEDRKHLGLVLNSNIKENTTLANLQAVSANGVIDDRKEASIASDYRTKLRIRSHSIYQETVNLSGGNQQKVVLSKWLFTNPEVLILDEPTRGIDIGAKYEIYTIINQLAAEGKGILMISSEMPELLGTCDRIYVMNEGRIVAELSKDEASQESIMRAIMRSGEKH
- a CDS encoding 2-dehydro-3-deoxy-6-phosphogalactonate aldolase (catalyzes the formation of D-glyceraldehyde 3-phosphate and pyruvate from 2-dehydro-3-deoxy-D-galactonate 6-phosphate; functions in galactonate metabolism); the protein is MTSSAVGWPQLKRNLVAILRGVRPDEIEPIVDVLLEAGFEAIEVPLNSPDPFVSIEKARKRAPASCLIGAGTVLDVANVDRLADAGGNLLVTPNVEPDVIRRAVGHGMVTMPGVFTPTEALLAAKSGAAALKFFPASVLGAQGINAIRAILPAGLPIGAVGGVSETDFAAYLKVGVTCFGLGSSLYKPGYDAATVAERAARTIVAYDEAVAAA
- a CDS encoding aldehyde dehydrogenase (NADP(+)), with amino-acid sequence MAYTLTGKHLIAGNWIAGSETFDSSPATGPVHTFSVGSSALVDQAVKAAEEAFETYGYSSRESRAAFLEAIAEEIDARGDAITEIGSQESGLPEGRLIGERGRTVGQLRLFAAHIRKGDYLDLRHDEALPDRKPLPRPDLKMVQRPIGPVGVFGASNFPLAFSTAGGDTASALAAGCPVVVKGHEAHPGTAEIVGQAIDAAIKRTGVHPGVFSLVQGGSREVGTALVQHPLIKAVGFTGSLGAGRALFDLCARRPEPIPFFGELGSVNPMFLLPEAVAARGEAIAKGWVASLTNGAGQFCTNPGIVVVTEGGNADAFTATAEEALAQVGAQTMLTDGIADAYRKGAARIAAVENVRSVLTSTCDLRNAKPYLFQTTAENWLANHELGEEVFGPLGIIVTARDADEMVKIARSLEGQLTATLQLDAGDEPVASRLLPVLERKAGRILANGFPTGVEVADAMVHGGPYPASTNFGATSVGTMAIRRFLRPVCYQDIPAALLPEDLR
- a CDS encoding dihydroxy-acid dehydratase (catalyzes the formation of 3-methyl-2-oxobutanoate from 2,3,-dihydroxy-3-methylbutanoate), producing MSAFKPAAWPRKLRSQEWYGGNSRDNIYHRGWLKNQGYPHDLFDGRPVIGILNTWSDLTPCNGHLRELAEKVKAGVWEAGGFPLEVPVFSASENTYRPTAMMYRNLAALAVEETIRGQPLDGVVLLVGCDKTTPSLLMGAASVDLPAIMVSGGPMLNGYFRGERVGSGTHLWKFSEAVKAGEMTQEEFLEAEASMSRSTGTCNTMGTASTMASMMESLGMTLSGNAAIPAVDSRRRVMAQLSGRRIVQMVKDDLKPSDILTKPAFENAIRTNGAIGGSTNAVVHLLAIAGRTGIDLSLDDWDRLGREIPTIVNLMPSGEYLMEEFFYAGGLPVVLKMLGDSGKLNKDALTVSGGPIWDEVKDVRNWNEDVIRPVERALTQHGGIAVLKGNLAPKGCVLKPSAASEHLMQHRGRAVVFEDIDDYKAKINDEALDIDENCVMVMKYCGPRGYPGMAEVGNMGLPPKVLRKGITDMVRISDARMSGTAYGTVLLHTSPEAAVGGPLAVVRNGDMIEIDVANRRVHLDIPDDELQRRLAAWRPASEAPNGGYERLFHDHVEGADTGADFDFLKGCRGSAVGKDSH
- a CDS encoding ABC transporter permease; this translates as MAIDTRTETPKVSVSDYLRKNIREYGLLLALVVIMLFFQYMTAGVLFRPVNITNLVLQNSFIVIMALGMLLIIVAGHIDLSVGSIVAFIGGISAIMLVKWGWHFSLVVPLCLIIGAAMGAAQGYWVAYQKIPSFIVTLAGMLVFRGLTYVVLEGRPIGPFPKEFQLLSTGFIPDFLSFTDPATSDIKNYVALIVVLVLVALAIYSGMRERQVNDRHGTPNEPFVFFAAQMLIISVVAVFLGYQLATYRGLPNVLVVMGVLIAVYSFVTSRTTIGRRIYAMGGNEKAAKLSGINTERLTFYTFVNMGVLAALAGMIIAARLNSATPKAGVGFELDVIAACFIGGASASGGVGKITGAVIGAFIMGVMNNGMSIMGIGIDYQQLIKGLVLLAAVFFDVYNKNKAV
- a CDS encoding sugar ABC transporter substrate-binding protein gives rise to the protein MKKISSLIASVAIGVAVFASSAFAETKGVVGISMPTKTSTRWISDGETMEKLFKEAGFTPDLQFADDDIPNQLAQIENMVTKGAKVLVIGAIDGTTLSDILQKAGESGVKVIAYDRLIRESANVDYYATFDNFQVGVLQATSLVDGLKAKFADTKPWNVELFGGSPDDNNAFFFYDGAMSVLQPLIDSGDVVIKSGQTGMEQVGTLRWDGTVAQARMENLLSSTYTDAKVNGVLSPYDGLSIGILSALKGVGYGSGDMVMPVVTGQDAELPSVKSILADEQYSTVFKDTRELAKVAVHMVESIMDGKEPEVNDTKTYNNGVKVVPSYLLKPVAVDKSNVKDVMISSGYYTADQIGN